One segment of Papaver somniferum cultivar HN1 unplaced genomic scaffold, ASM357369v1 unplaced-scaffold_137, whole genome shotgun sequence DNA contains the following:
- the LOC113334511 gene encoding pentatricopeptide repeat-containing protein At5g50990-like, with translation MRCLRQFCSCSSSTASVTSTTSVTPFNNIIRASLEKGSPRKALLDYQTIFSSTSVLPDFQTISHALEACKILSDDRTVVQFHTRMLKSGFDSYPSLLTSLISIYVSHKQLVDYACRLLDEIPKWGFNLLSVNLVITGYLRAGKFDSANRLFRQSPYRDVVSWNSMITGCVRHGSLKEAVTLFHRMLSSGIEPDGFTFASVLTACGRLGAVSNGKWVHSLMTEKQIELNYILNAALIDMYSRCGRIETAKEVFESVKRDHISVWNSMITGLAMNGLAWEVIEIFTRLEREDIKADSITFVGILSACSHCGLVEQGRWFFNSMRRNYSIEPGIEHYGAMVDLLGRAGLLEEAREMVQTMPMKPDVVMWRALLSASRIHGKAEIGELAAGEMSSHLTSGDYVLLSNIYSSAKRWDNAERMREGMRKNGIRKNQGLSWIEVKGVIHQFKAGDRSVPDSDMIYKVLERVNARVKVDGYVPVIELVLMDVSEEEKEGNLNCHSEKLATAYGILKTSPGTEIRISKNLRTCCDCHCWLKMVSRVLNRVIVMRDRIRFHRFECGSCSCGDYW, from the coding sequence ATGAGATGTCTCAGACAATTTTGCTCTTGCTCATCTTCTACTGCATCTGTTACTAGTACTACTTCTGTAACTCCCTTCAATAACATTATTCGAGCTTCTCTGGAAAAGGGGTCTCCTCGAAAAGCTCTATTGGATTATCAGACTATTTTCAGCTCGACTTCTGTGTTGCCTGATTTTCAAACCATTTCTCATGCACTTGAAGCTTGCAAAATTTTATCAGATGACAGAACTGTAGTACAGTTCCATACCAGAATGTTAAAATCTGGGTTTGATTCATACCcatctcttttaacttctttgATATCCATATACGTTTCTCATAAACAACTCGTTGATTATGCTTGTCGTCTGCTTGATGAAATTCCCAAGTGGGGTTTCAATCTTCTTTCTGTGAATTTGGTCATTACAGGCTATTTAAGGGCTGGGAAGTTCGATAGTGCAAACCGACTGTTTCGCCAATCACCTTATAGGGATGTTGTTTCATGGAACTCCATGATAACCGGCTGCGTTAGACATGGCAGTCTAAAAGAGGCAGTAACTTTATTTCATCGAATGCTCAGTTCTGGTATTGAACCAGATGGTTTTACTTTTGCATCAGTTCTTACAGCTTGCGGCCGACTTGGAGCTGTTAGTAATGGAAAATGGGTTCATTCTTTGATGACAGAAAAAcagattgagctaaattatatacTGAATGCAGCATTAATTGATATGTATTCAAGATGTGGAAGAATTGAAACTGCCAAGGAAGTATTTGAAAGTGTGAAACGAGATCATATATCTGTTTGGAATTCGATGATTACAGGATTAGCAATGAATGGACTTGCTTGGGAAGTAATCGAAATCTTTACTCGTTTAGAGAGAGAAGATATTAAAGCTGATTCAATCACCTTTGTTGGAATCCTATCTGCTTGTAGCCATTGTGGACTGGTCGAACAAGGTCGTTGGTTTTTCAACTCAATGAGAAGGAATTACTCAATTGAGCCTGGGATTGAACATTATGGAGCAATGGTTGATCTTTTGGGCAGAGCAGGTCTCTTGGAAGAAGCTCGTGAGATGGTACAGACAATGCCAATGAAGCCAGATGTAGTTATGTGGAGAGCATTGTTAAGTGCTTCTCGAATTCATGGAAAAGCTGAGATTGGTGAACTAGCAGCCGGAGAAATGTCATCTCATCTTACTAGTGGAGATTATGTGTTGTTATCAAACATTTATTCTTCGGCAAAAAGATGGGATAATGCTGAGAGAATGAGAGAAGGGATGAGAAAAAATGGAATTCGAAAGAATCAAGGATTGAGTTGGATTGAAGTTAAAGGTGTTATTCATCAATTCAAAGCAGGTGATAGGTCGGTTCCTGATTCTGATATGATATATAAGGTTTTGGAAAGAGTGAATGCAAGGGTCAAAGTTGATGGTTACGTTCCTGTAATTGAGTTAGTATTAATGGATGTTTCAGAGGAGGAAAAGGAGGGAAATTTGAATTGTCACAGTGAAAAACTTGCAACTGCTTATGGGATTTTAAAAACAAGTCCGGGAACTGAAATTAGGATCTCAAAAAACCTTAGGACTTGCTGTGACTGTCATTGTTGGTTGAAAATGGTTTCAAGAGTATTAAACCGGGTGATTGTCATGAGGGATCGCATTCGTTTTCATCGATTCGAGTGTGGTTCATGTTCTTGTGGGGATTACTGGTAA
- the LOC113334635 gene encoding berberine bridge enzyme-like 26, with protein sequence MISKPLSHLATLAQHVVSLVNDLFWAIRGGGGGSFGIVLSWKIRLVDVPPTVTLYSVKKSQKDGATHKWQEVAHKLPQEVFLDVDLIAVNATGINKTLLASFNSVYLGGVDKFEIVMEDRFPEMGLKTKDCIEMSLSGISGYPLNVTPKVLLNQTQPKTFFKIKSDYVKEPISEIGLQGLWERLLIEELTFLTFIPYGGRMSEISESASPFPHRSGNLFKIIYLVSWDEKPDHASEKYISRVRNLYKYMTPYVSKSPREAYINYRDLDLGQNSKNGKASYSQASTWGRKYFKNNYKRLVRVKGKTDPDNFFRHEQSIPSIAY encoded by the coding sequence ATGATTTCAAAGCCACTGTCACATTTAGCAACTCTTGCCCAGCATGTAGTCAGTTTAGTTAATGATCTGTTTTGGGCTATCCGAGGAGGTGGTGGAGGGAGCTTCGGGATCGTTCTTTCATGGAAGATCAGATTAGTTGATGTTCCACCCACTGTCACTCTTTATTCAGTAAAGAAATCCCAAAAAGATGGTGCAACTCATAAGTGGCAAGAAGTTGCGCACAAGCTTCCGCAAGAGGTCTTCCTTGACGTGGATTTAATTGCGGTGAATGCTACCGGGATTAACAAAACACTCCTAGCTTCATTCAACTCGGTATATCTCGGGGGTGTTGACAAGTTTGAGATTGTGATGGAAGATAGATTTCCTGAGATGGGATTGAAGACTAAGGATTGCATTGAGATGAGTTTGTCTGGAATCTCTGGATACCCTTTAAATGTTACACCTAAAGTGTTACTAAATCAGACACAACCAAAGACATTTTTTAAGATAAAATCTGATTATGTCAAAGAACCCATTTCTGAAATTGGATTACAAGGGCTATGGGAGAGACTGCTAATCGAGGAGCTGACGTTTTTGACCTTCATACCTTATGGTGGAAGGATGAGTGAGATTTCAGAATCTGCGTCCCCGTTCCCGCATAGAAGTGGAAACTTATTCAAGATCATATATTTGGTGTCTTGGGATGAGAAACCGGACCATGCATCTGAAAAGTATATTAGTCGTGTTCGAAATTTGTACAAGTACATGACTCCGTATGTTTCAAAATCACCGAGAGAAGCATATATCAATTACCGGGATCTTGACCTGGGTCAAAACAGTAAGAATGGCAAAGCAAGTTACTCACAAGCAAGTACCTGGGGACGCAAGTATTTCAAGAACAACTATAAGAGATTAGTGCGTGTGAAGGGCAAAACTGATCCAGATAATTTCTTCAGACATGAACAGAGTATTCCAAGTATTGCATATTAA